The proteins below are encoded in one region of Actinomycetota bacterium:
- a CDS encoding TetR/AcrR family transcriptional regulator, which produces MTDSKNLKPGQEPPGLREHLISAAERVILRKGFASITVREIAREAGVADGTLYNHFPDKEEVLVEAILSRMTDIEAMFVELPSQAGKGTVTGNLKKIAVSVLEFEWEAMPLMGSLHTEPKLMERLIERFHADKRGPHGALEAVREYLREEQRLGRIDPKADPEAAAMLLVGTLHDMLLNRHMLGGDSRATVDAGVVSKLVKTLMRGIGPR; this is translated from the coding sequence ATGACGGATTCCAAAAACCTGAAACCTGGCCAGGAGCCTCCCGGCCTGCGCGAGCATCTGATCTCGGCGGCGGAGCGGGTAATCCTCCGAAAGGGTTTCGCCAGCATCACTGTCCGCGAGATCGCCCGCGAGGCCGGAGTCGCTGACGGCACGCTGTACAACCACTTCCCCGATAAAGAGGAGGTGCTGGTCGAAGCGATACTGAGTCGAATGACCGATATCGAGGCGATGTTCGTCGAATTACCAAGTCAGGCCGGCAAGGGAACCGTGACCGGGAACCTCAAGAAGATCGCCGTTTCGGTGCTCGAGTTCGAATGGGAGGCGATGCCGCTGATGGGATCGCTTCATACCGAGCCAAAGCTGATGGAGCGGCTCATCGAGAGATTTCATGCGGATAAGAGGGGTCCGCATGGAGCGCTTGAGGCGGTACGTGAGTACCTGCGGGAAGAGCAGCGGCTGGGCCGCATCGACCCGAAGGCAGATCCTGAAGCGGCTGCAATGCTGCTCGTCGGCACGCTGCACGATATGTTGCTGAACCGGCACATGCTCGGCGGCGATAGCAGGGCAACGGTCGATGCCGGTGTGGTGTCGAAGCTCGTGAAGACATTGATGCGGGGAATCGGTCCCCGTTGA
- a CDS encoding ABC transporter ATP-binding protein, with translation MAVNGLDMKVRRGEVYGFVGPNGAGKTTTLRMLVGLVRPTAGDCEVLGLRPGSPDSLARVGSLIETPAFYPFLSGRDNLRVLSRLAGIDYSRIQPALEDVELAGRADDRFKTYSLGMKQRLGIAAALLKDPELLILDEPTNGLDPAGIAEMRQLIRRLGQGERTVLLSSHLMGELEQICDRIGVVKDGRLIKEGTLEDLRHGARLRIKVSPLDRARELIGALDGIGRLQTIDDEVLLIEIDLTRAAEINGLLVSAGIEVSELCAVQDSLEHVFLSLTEEVGPGE, from the coding sequence ATGGCGGTCAATGGCCTGGACATGAAGGTCAGGCGTGGAGAAGTATACGGATTCGTCGGCCCCAACGGAGCCGGCAAGACCACGACACTGCGGATGCTTGTCGGGCTGGTCCGCCCGACCGCCGGAGACTGTGAGGTCCTGGGCTTGAGGCCCGGCTCGCCGGATTCGCTTGCCAGGGTAGGTTCGCTCATCGAGACTCCCGCTTTTTATCCTTTCCTGTCAGGCCGCGATAACCTGCGTGTGCTCTCGCGACTGGCCGGCATCGACTATTCACGCATACAGCCTGCTCTCGAGGATGTCGAACTCGCAGGCCGCGCCGACGACCGCTTCAAGACTTATTCCCTGGGAATGAAACAGCGCCTCGGCATCGCCGCGGCGCTGCTGAAAGACCCCGAGCTACTGATCCTCGATGAACCGACCAACGGCCTGGACCCGGCGGGCATAGCGGAGATGCGCCAGTTGATCCGGCGTCTGGGGCAGGGTGAGCGGACGGTCCTGCTTTCCAGCCACCTGATGGGTGAGCTGGAGCAGATCTGCGACCGGATCGGAGTTGTCAAGGATGGGCGCCTTATCAAAGAGGGGACCCTTGAGGATCTCAGGCACGGAGCCAGGCTGAGGATCAAGGTGTCGCCGCTCGATCGGGCCCGCGAGTTGATCGGCGCCCTCGATGGAATCGGCCGGCTGCAGACCATCGATGATGAAGTGCTGCTGATTGAGATAGATCTGACACGGGCTGCTGAGATCAACGGGCTTCTGGTCAGCGCCGGCATCGAGGTCAGTGAGCTGTGCGCGGTCCAGGATTCCCTGGAGCATGTCTTCCTGAGCCTCACCGAGGAGGTCGGACCTGGTGAATAG
- a CDS encoding MarR family transcriptional regulator yields MEPQGIDIVKGLLLLGAFLQRQAGRALVDFGINQQQFVVLKEIGERGPINQKDLCSALLFQKSNISKIVAKLERLGLVRREVDSDDNRVTPVSLSKKGQEVIRLGMDSLNQWNMAWLDSLSKAEIERIATSLEKLTALAHNDR; encoded by the coding sequence ATGGAGCCGCAGGGAATAGACATTGTCAAAGGGTTATTGCTTCTGGGCGCCTTCCTCCAAAGGCAGGCTGGCAGGGCGTTGGTCGACTTTGGTATCAACCAGCAGCAGTTCGTAGTCCTGAAGGAAATCGGGGAGAGGGGGCCGATCAACCAGAAAGACCTTTGTTCCGCGCTTCTCTTCCAGAAATCAAATATTTCAAAGATCGTCGCGAAGCTCGAACGCCTGGGACTGGTCAGAAGGGAGGTCGATTCAGATGACAACAGGGTAACCCCTGTCTCCCTCAGCAAAAAGGGTCAAGAAGTCATCCGGCTGGGCATGGACAGTTTGAATCAATGGAACATGGCTTGGCTCGATTCACTCTCAAAAGCCGAGATCGAGCGAATAGCCACCAGCCTGGAGAAGCTTACCGCCTTGGCACACAACGATAGATAG
- a CDS encoding ABC transporter ATP-binding protein, which produces MTTIAFEDLTKNFGQKKAVDGLSFTVEPGRITGFLGPNGAGKTTTLRMLLGLVEPTSGRATLDGKTYRELSHPRRQVGAVLEASGIHPGRSGKNHLRIIQKAAGIPASRVDQMLELVDLREAADIRAGKYSLGMRQRLALAAAMLGDPEVLVLDEPANGLDPAGIHWLRDFLRSGADEGRTIIVSSHLLAEMEQTADEVVIIGDGRLLRKAQLSEMAKDGPSLEETFLELTIQ; this is translated from the coding sequence ATGACCACGATCGCCTTCGAAGACCTGACCAAGAACTTCGGTCAGAAAAAAGCGGTGGACGGTTTGAGTTTCACCGTGGAGCCAGGCCGCATCACCGGCTTTCTCGGTCCGAACGGGGCCGGCAAGACCACGACCCTGCGCATGCTGCTCGGACTGGTCGAGCCGACATCTGGCAGGGCAACGCTGGATGGAAAGACATATCGGGAGCTTTCCCATCCACGCCGGCAGGTGGGCGCTGTACTCGAGGCATCAGGCATACACCCCGGCCGTTCCGGAAAAAACCACCTCCGTATTATCCAAAAAGCCGCGGGCATCCCGGCTTCACGGGTAGATCAGATGCTCGAACTGGTTGATCTTCGAGAGGCAGCCGACATCCGGGCGGGCAAGTACTCGCTGGGAATGCGCCAGCGCCTGGCGCTGGCTGCTGCGATGCTCGGCGATCCGGAAGTCCTGGTGCTGGACGAGCCCGCCAACGGTCTTGATCCGGCAGGCATCCACTGGTTGCGGGATTTTCTGAGGAGTGGCGCTGACGAGGGCCGCACTATCATCGTATCCAGCCACCTTCTGGCAGAGATGGAACAGACCGCTGACGAAGTGGTCATCATCGGAGATGGGCGGCTGCTACGAAAGGCGCAGCTTTCAGAAATGGCCAAGGATGGGCCGAGCCTTGAAGAGACTTTCCTGGAACTCACGATCCAGTAA
- a CDS encoding undecaprenyl-diphosphate phosphatase, with amino-acid sequence MEIWKAIILGIIEGVTEFLPVSSTGHLTIAEELLGLQVDDPAVTAYTAVIQVGAIAAVCVFLWKDIARLGGAWIGGLFSPSRRHELDYRIGWYIIIGSLPIGVVGFLAREFIKGPLRSLWVVAGSLILWSGAMVYAERVARQTRSEKDLTLRDGLVIGISQCLALIPGVSRSGATISFGLLRDIDRVTATRLSFFLSIPALTAAGIFELKDALSDSIGIAPLVVGTLVSFVVAYISVAWLLRFVAHHTLMAFVWYRVALGALLIVALGAGWISAT; translated from the coding sequence ATGGAGATCTGGAAGGCGATAATCCTCGGCATAATCGAGGGCGTGACCGAGTTCCTGCCGGTTTCCTCTACCGGCCATCTGACTATTGCCGAAGAGCTGCTCGGCCTGCAGGTGGACGATCCCGCGGTCACGGCCTACACGGCGGTCATCCAGGTGGGCGCCATCGCCGCCGTCTGTGTCTTCCTCTGGAAGGATATCGCCCGTCTCGGAGGCGCCTGGATCGGCGGCCTGTTCTCGCCGTCCCGCCGGCATGAGCTTGATTACCGGATCGGCTGGTACATAATAATCGGCTCACTGCCGATCGGCGTCGTCGGTTTCCTGGCAAGGGAATTCATCAAGGGGCCGCTACGCAGCTTGTGGGTGGTCGCCGGCTCGCTGATCCTCTGGAGCGGCGCCATGGTCTACGCCGAGCGTGTGGCCCGGCAGACCCGTTCGGAAAAGGACCTTACCCTAAGGGACGGCCTTGTGATCGGCATCTCTCAGTGCCTGGCGCTGATACCCGGCGTTTCCCGCTCAGGCGCCACCATCTCTTTCGGTCTGCTTCGCGATATCGACCGCGTCACCGCGACACGGCTTTCCTTCTTCCTCTCGATCCCGGCGCTCACGGCGGCCGGAATCTTCGAGCTGAAGGACGCACTGTCTGACTCCATAGGCATCGCGCCGCTGGTTGTCGGCACCCTGGTGAGCTTTGTGGTCGCCTATATATCGGTGGCCTGGCTGCTCCGCTTCGTCGCCCATCACACCCTGATGGCTTTCGTCTGGTACCGCGTCGCCCTGGGGGCGCTGCTCATAGTCGCCCTGGGCGCGGGCTGGATCTCCGCGACCTGA
- the rsgA gene encoding ribosome small subunit-dependent GTPase A, giving the protein MPESNLLEELGFSPRWRALFEPYAAAGLTAARVIRSDRGGALVMAGAGVIRAKFAVHLMKASSGTADRPVAGDWVAVLTADDLDVPLVDAVMERASAIIRADPGRNEIQVLAANIDTVFVIHPIAEQPNLRRIERELSLAWDSGATPVVVLTKADLSIDPDAARAAVKSIAPDTDVLIMNALDVGSVQQLLAYISGHRTAVLVGPSGAGKSTLINVLLGEKRQETCEVRVNDGRGRHTTVSRELIQMPGGGMLIDTPGLRSLGLTGSEEGISSAFPDIEQLAEACRFRDCTHNEEPGCAVRSAVESGALQPARLASYHKLKREAQDVATKKVVRLREEEARKSKVSKKAAKEHRNRGGRG; this is encoded by the coding sequence TTGCCTGAATCAAATCTACTGGAGGAACTCGGCTTCTCCCCACGCTGGCGGGCGCTTTTTGAGCCGTATGCCGCCGCGGGCCTAACGGCCGCCCGCGTCATCCGCAGTGACCGTGGCGGAGCGCTGGTAATGGCTGGGGCAGGTGTTATCCGCGCGAAGTTCGCCGTACATCTGATGAAGGCCTCCTCCGGGACGGCTGACCGGCCTGTTGCCGGTGACTGGGTGGCTGTGCTGACCGCTGACGACCTCGATGTCCCTCTGGTCGACGCGGTAATGGAACGCGCCAGCGCCATCATCCGCGCCGATCCCGGCAGGAACGAGATCCAGGTGCTGGCCGCCAACATCGATACTGTGTTCGTGATACACCCCATCGCCGAGCAGCCCAACCTCCGCCGTATCGAACGCGAGCTATCCCTGGCATGGGACTCGGGCGCCACTCCCGTGGTAGTACTCACAAAAGCGGATCTTTCCATTGACCCGGATGCGGCGCGCGCAGCCGTCAAATCAATCGCGCCCGATACGGACGTGCTCATCATGAATGCGCTTGATGTCGGCAGCGTTCAACAGCTCCTCGCATACATCTCGGGTCATCGTACCGCAGTCCTGGTCGGCCCTTCGGGCGCCGGGAAGTCCACGCTCATCAATGTGCTTCTGGGTGAGAAGCGGCAGGAGACCTGTGAGGTGCGAGTAAACGACGGCCGTGGCCGGCACACGACAGTGTCTCGCGAGCTGATCCAGATGCCGGGTGGCGGCATGCTCATCGACACTCCGGGGCTGCGGTCGCTGGGGCTGACCGGATCAGAGGAGGGAATCTCCTCAGCTTTCCCGGATATTGAGCAGCTGGCAGAAGCTTGCCGCTTCCGGGACTGCACCCACAATGAGGAGCCGGGCTGCGCGGTTCGTTCGGCTGTCGAGTCGGGAGCGCTGCAGCCGGCCCGCCTGGCCAGCTACCACAAACTCAAGCGCGAAGCTCAGGACGTTGCGACGAAGAAAGTCGTTCGCCTTCGTGAGGAGGAAGCCCGAAAGTCGAAGGTCAGCAAGAAGGCGGCTAAAGAGCATCGCAATCGGGGTGGCCGCGGCTGA
- a CDS encoding DUF2703 domain-containing protein encodes MRTLPIIWQRLVSPEGQTCDRCGVTYEALLKAVAKLEAALAPLGMVPSLETKEIYEESFRGDPASSNRIWIAGRPLEEWLGAEVGSSRCCSVCGESECRTVEVSGAVFEAVPEELILKAALIAAANELGR; translated from the coding sequence ATGAGAACATTACCGATTATCTGGCAGAGGCTGGTGAGTCCGGAAGGGCAGACCTGTGATCGCTGCGGGGTCACTTATGAGGCTCTGCTGAAGGCTGTTGCCAAGCTGGAAGCCGCCCTGGCTCCGCTCGGCATGGTACCGTCGCTCGAAACGAAAGAGATATACGAGGAATCCTTCCGCGGTGATCCCGCCTCGTCAAACAGGATCTGGATTGCGGGAAGGCCCCTGGAAGAATGGCTCGGCGCAGAGGTGGGAAGCAGCCGGTGCTGTTCGGTCTGCGGGGAATCCGAATGTCGTACTGTAGAGGTAAGCGGAGCCGTATTCGAGGCTGTTCCGGAAGAACTGATCCTGAAGGCGGCGCTTATCGCCGCTGCGAACGAACTCGGCCGATGA
- a CDS encoding pyridoxamine 5'-phosphate oxidase family protein: protein MNETIALQRSLDLLENAKAAILTTIDLNGFPQTRAMFNLRRADQFPEMRDLFQKNRRAFEVFFTTNTSSTKVSHLIENPKASVYYCRPSEFRGLMLSGEIDIVTDKLIREAIWQEGWEMYYPGGPNDPDHTVLHLRPSIAKYYHQLSRFTFDLREMK from the coding sequence ATGAACGAGACGATCGCACTTCAGAGGAGTTTGGACTTGCTCGAGAATGCGAAAGCGGCAATCCTGACCACAATAGATCTTAATGGATTCCCGCAGACCCGCGCCATGTTTAATCTTCGCCGAGCAGATCAGTTTCCAGAAATGAGAGATCTGTTTCAAAAAAACAGGCGGGCATTCGAGGTCTTTTTTACGACTAACACTTCTTCCACAAAAGTCTCGCACCTTATTGAGAATCCAAAAGCCTCTGTCTATTATTGTAGGCCTTCGGAATTCCGAGGCCTTATGCTCAGCGGCGAAATTGACATCGTAACGGATAAACTGATTCGGGAAGCAATCTGGCAAGAAGGATGGGAGATGTACTATCCGGGTGGTCCCAATGACCCCGATCACACTGTGCTTCACCTGCGCCCATCTATTGCCAAATATTATCACCAGCTGAGTCGGTTTACGTTCGACTTGAGAGAGATGAAATGA
- a CDS encoding arsenate reductase ArsC: MKKALFLCTGNSARSQMAEELVNHDFAGKIKAFSAGTDPQGLNPNSVRVMDELGIDISGNRSEHVSAYEGQQFDYVITLCDDANEDCPVFFGGVTRLHMGFPDPARSSGNTEEILNRFRLVRDEIRNRLGAFFASELADRQAEG, encoded by the coding sequence ATGAAAAAGGCGCTGTTCCTCTGCACCGGCAATTCCGCCCGCAGCCAGATGGCTGAGGAACTGGTCAACCATGATTTCGCCGGGAAGATAAAAGCCTTTTCCGCCGGCACCGACCCCCAGGGGCTTAATCCGAACAGTGTCCGGGTGATGGATGAGCTCGGCATCGATATCAGCGGCAACAGGTCGGAACATGTCAGCGCCTACGAGGGGCAGCAGTTCGACTATGTCATCACTCTTTGTGACGACGCGAACGAGGACTGTCCTGTGTTTTTCGGAGGCGTCACCCGGCTGCACATGGGTTTTCCCGATCCGGCCAGGTCCTCCGGGAATACGGAGGAGATCCTGAACCGGTTCCGCCTGGTCCGTGACGAGATCCGCAACCGGCTGGGCGCCTTCTTCGCCAGCGAGCTGGCCGACAGGCAAGCGGAGGGATGA
- a CDS encoding winged helix-turn-helix transcriptional regulator: MKETAQSFKALSDETRLRILGLLLSGELCVCELMAILELPQSTVSRHLAYLKNSGLVSDQRRGTWMHYRLVEGDSAFHRELLEFLQKTLSGLPQVREDQKKLRRHPLRKASAACCETAC; this comes from the coding sequence ATGAAAGAAACCGCACAATCATTCAAGGCCCTGTCCGATGAGACCCGCCTTCGCATCCTAGGCCTGCTGCTGAGCGGCGAGCTCTGCGTCTGTGAACTGATGGCTATCCTGGAACTCCCCCAGTCCACCGTCTCCCGTCACCTGGCTTATCTGAAGAACTCCGGCCTGGTCAGCGACCAGCGCCGTGGGACCTGGATGCATTACCGCCTGGTGGAAGGTGACAGCGCCTTTCACAGAGAGTTGCTCGAGTTCCTGCAAAAGACCCTTTCCGGGTTGCCGCAGGTCCGCGAAGATCAGAAGAAGTTGCGCCGGCATCCACTGAGGAAAGCGTCCGCCGCCTGCTGCGAGACGGCCTGCTGA
- a CDS encoding acetyl-CoA synthase subunit gamma, whose protein sequence is MPLAPANDEAAPARILGTVTADISRAERWEHFRCRMGGFRNSYIVEPGLYALGEPDANADVLVSANYKLSFDSLRRELSGLDAWILVLDTKGINVWCAAGKGTFGTEELIKRIVSSRLDSVVNHRRLMLPQLGAVGVKAAEVRRRTGFKVSFGPVRASDIPAYMNAGYRKTPGMGTVDFTMRDRLVLTPMELNPAMKRYYPWFAAGVLLLFGLQRDGILFSSAWNGALPFLLLGLIAVAAGALITPALLPYIPFRSFALKGLVAGYAAVLLATLIPVVSNSQDEILLRAVTFLFFPAASSYIALQFTGSTTYTGMSGVKKELRIGMPLYIGAAAISLLLLLVYKFNEWGVI, encoded by the coding sequence ATGCCCCTGGCGCCGGCAAATGACGAAGCCGCACCCGCCAGGATCCTGGGCACGGTGACTGCAGACATTAGCCGCGCCGAGCGCTGGGAACACTTCAGGTGCAGGATGGGCGGCTTCAGGAACAGTTATATCGTCGAGCCCGGTCTATATGCTCTGGGTGAACCGGACGCCAACGCCGACGTCCTGGTCAGCGCCAACTATAAACTCAGCTTCGACTCGTTGAGACGTGAGCTGTCAGGCCTGGACGCCTGGATACTGGTCCTGGACACCAAGGGCATCAACGTCTGGTGCGCCGCAGGCAAAGGCACTTTCGGCACTGAAGAACTCATCAAAAGGATCGTCAGCTCACGCCTCGACAGTGTGGTCAACCATCGCCGCCTCATGCTCCCTCAGCTGGGGGCCGTGGGAGTGAAAGCCGCCGAGGTGCGCCGGCGGACCGGCTTCAAGGTGTCGTTCGGCCCGGTGCGGGCCTCAGACATCCCGGCCTATATGAACGCCGGCTACAGGAAGACGCCCGGGATGGGCACCGTAGACTTCACCATGCGGGACCGGCTGGTCCTCACCCCGATGGAGCTGAACCCCGCAATGAAGAGATATTATCCCTGGTTCGCCGCGGGAGTTCTGCTGCTGTTCGGCCTGCAGCGCGACGGCATCCTGTTTTCGAGTGCCTGGAACGGGGCGCTGCCGTTCCTGCTGCTCGGCCTGATCGCTGTCGCCGCTGGTGCGCTGATCACGCCGGCTCTGCTTCCCTATATCCCGTTCCGCTCCTTCGCGCTCAAGGGGCTGGTGGCGGGATACGCGGCCGTGCTGCTCGCGACGTTGATCCCGGTAGTCTCAAACTCCCAGGACGAGATACTCCTGCGCGCAGTCACATTCCTGTTCTTCCCGGCGGCCAGTTCGTACATCGCCCTTCAATTCACCGGATCCACGACCTACACCGGCATGTCCGGCGTGAAAAAGGAGCTGAGGATCGGCATGCCGCTGTATATCGGCGCGGCTGCAATATCACTGCTCCTGCTGCTCGTCTACAAGTTCAATGAGTGGGGAGTAATATGA
- a CDS encoding MarR family transcriptional regulator — MKKMHQGGFLIAKIHQAAGRIFSKKLKAYKINQINPAQGRILFVLWQDNNISIQELARKTSLSKSSLTSMLDRLEEAGQIRRIPSDEDRRKIVIQLTNEDQKMFDSYTKVSKEMSELFYKGFSSDEIKRFEGSLALILSNLENAEHQSSGVND, encoded by the coding sequence ATGAAAAAAATGCATCAAGGTGGTTTTTTAATCGCCAAGATTCACCAGGCCGCTGGCAGGATATTTTCCAAGAAACTGAAGGCGTACAAAATCAATCAGATCAATCCGGCTCAAGGAAGGATATTATTTGTCCTCTGGCAGGATAATAATATTTCGATCCAGGAGCTGGCGAGGAAGACTTCTCTAAGTAAGTCATCTTTAACCAGCATGTTGGACAGGCTGGAAGAAGCAGGACAGATCAGGCGCATTCCTTCTGATGAAGACCGACGGAAAATCGTGATCCAGCTAACGAACGAAGATCAAAAAATGTTCGACTCCTACACAAAAGTTTCCAAAGAAATGTCAGAGCTATTCTACAAAGGGTTTTCATCTGACGAGATAAAACGATTTGAAGGTAGCCTCGCACTTATCCTCAGTAATCTTGAGAATGCGGAACATCAATCATCAGGCGTGAATGATTAG
- a CDS encoding 4Fe-4S binding protein, with amino-acid sequence MRYLANVTTLEYDVEKCTGCGRCVEVCPHGVFVMEEKRARITDRDRCMECGACSLNCEYGAISVDSGVGCAAAIITGMLTGGEPVCGCDGGGSSSSCC; translated from the coding sequence ATGAGATACCTGGCAAATGTCACGACGCTGGAGTACGACGTTGAAAAGTGCACCGGCTGCGGCAGGTGCGTCGAAGTCTGTCCGCATGGCGTTTTTGTCATGGAAGAAAAACGGGCCCGGATCACGGACAGGGACCGCTGCATGGAATGCGGCGCCTGCTCGTTGAACTGCGAGTATGGCGCGATCAGCGTGGATTCCGGCGTCGGCTGCGCAGCCGCGATCATCACGGGGATGCTGACCGGTGGCGAACCTGTCTGCGGTTGCGACGGCGGTGGCAGCTCCAGCAGCTGCTGTTGA
- a CDS encoding ABC transporter permease, with protein sequence MNSLLAQILLIRKRKAYWILLGVWLVLPMLFSYLLPYIAFTSDTSFRPRGIDQVLLTELLPQNFVDNIMASFPFFGGTIALIVGVLFVGSEYSWGTLTYVFTQKASRMKVFAGKIVALALALIPFVILVFLMALTASLLVAMREGQAVELPPLWHVAKAMGATWFIMAAWCSVGVMFAVLSRGTALAIGLGIIYALVIENVITVFGRQIELLGSLSEFLLRTSGYSLIYSIGASVQSEAGPGSFFGPYLSATRSYATLAAFILFSLLLAAAILRWRDVAGNS encoded by the coding sequence GTGAATAGCCTGCTCGCCCAGATCCTGCTCATCAGAAAGCGCAAGGCCTACTGGATCCTGCTGGGAGTCTGGCTGGTCCTGCCGATGCTTTTCTCCTACCTGCTGCCCTATATCGCTTTTACCAGTGACACCAGCTTCCGGCCGCGGGGTATCGACCAGGTACTGCTGACCGAACTCCTGCCTCAGAATTTTGTCGACAACATAATGGCGTCATTTCCATTCTTTGGCGGCACAATAGCGCTGATAGTCGGCGTGCTGTTCGTAGGCAGCGAATATTCATGGGGCACCCTGACTTACGTCTTCACCCAGAAGGCCAGTCGCATGAAGGTCTTCGCCGGCAAGATCGTGGCGCTTGCCCTCGCGCTTATTCCCTTTGTCATTCTGGTATTTTTAATGGCCCTGACTGCCAGCCTGCTTGTCGCCATGCGTGAGGGGCAGGCCGTCGAACTCCCGCCACTGTGGCATGTGGCCAAGGCGATGGGCGCTACCTGGTTCATCATGGCTGCCTGGTGTTCGGTCGGGGTGATGTTCGCGGTGCTCTCCCGGGGCACGGCCCTGGCGATCGGCCTGGGGATCATCTACGCCCTGGTCATCGAGAATGTGATCACCGTCTTCGGGCGGCAGATCGAACTGCTCGGCAGCCTGTCCGAATTCCTTTTACGCACCAGCGGCTATTCCCTGATTTATTCCATCGGTGCGTCCGTTCAGAGCGAGGCTGGTCCGGGGAGTTTCTTCGGCCCCTATCTTTCAGCCACGCGCTCATATGCCACACTGGCAGCATTCATATTATTCTCGCTGCTGCTGGCGGCGGCCATCCTCCGCTGGCGTGACGTGGCCGGAAACAGCTAA
- a CDS encoding GNAT family N-acetyltransferase, with translation MKLESKNIEAYLVSDEIVDWETPEVCEKALELTQTISRDIDKARVLYEWVRDKIPHSNDADLDIVTCSASEVLKHGTGVCFSKSHLLAAFLRAVSIPAGFCYQVLRFDPPANNNLVLHGLNGVYLSGIDRWIRVDARGNTGGVDAQFNIDNEQLAFYMDARYGEFMYETIFTSPVSNIVDRLNKYESRRDLWLDLPKGIIEIEAATENDIERILHLQKKAFHAQALIYNDFSLPPLTQTVEDLEEEFREKAIYKVEQDGKIIASIRCFIKDDTLYIEKLVVEPDFQDRGIGTEIMTEIERRYSSSVNRYALFTGHRSIKSLHLYKKLNYREIRQETISEDLKLIYMEKDVEA, from the coding sequence ATGAAGCTGGAATCCAAGAATATTGAAGCTTACCTGGTCTCGGATGAGATCGTGGACTGGGAGACTCCTGAGGTTTGTGAGAAAGCTCTCGAACTCACGCAGACGATATCCCGGGATATCGATAAGGCCCGCGTCCTGTATGAATGGGTAAGGGATAAAATCCCCCACTCAAATGATGCTGATCTGGATATAGTTACATGTTCGGCGAGCGAAGTGCTGAAGCATGGGACGGGGGTCTGCTTTTCAAAGAGCCATCTCCTGGCGGCTTTTCTGCGGGCAGTCAGCATCCCCGCCGGTTTTTGTTACCAGGTGCTGCGGTTCGATCCGCCTGCCAATAATAATCTCGTATTGCACGGATTAAATGGTGTATATCTTTCGGGCATAGACAGATGGATTCGGGTAGACGCGCGAGGCAACACAGGCGGAGTCGATGCACAGTTTAATATCGATAACGAGCAGCTCGCATTTTATATGGACGCTCGATACGGAGAATTTATGTACGAAACCATCTTCACTTCGCCCGTGAGTAATATAGTTGACAGGCTGAATAAATATGAAAGCAGGAGAGATTTGTGGCTGGATCTGCCAAAAGGAATAATAGAAATCGAAGCCGCGACAGAAAATGATATAGAACGAATACTGCACTTGCAGAAGAAGGCGTTCCATGCCCAGGCGCTGATCTACAATGACTTCAGTCTTCCGCCACTCACGCAGACAGTCGAAGACCTTGAGGAGGAATTCAGGGAAAAAGCGATTTATAAAGTGGAGCAGGACGGTAAGATCATAGCGAGCATAAGGTGCTTCATCAAGGACGATACCCTCTATATAGAGAAGCTCGTCGTAGAGCCTGACTTTCAGGACAGAGGCATCGGAACAGAGATCATGACTGAGATCGAAAGAAGATATTCGTCCTCCGTGAATCGATATGCATTATTCACTGGGCACAGGAGCATAAAGAGCCTTCACCTGTACAAAAAACTGAATTACAGGGAAATAAGGCAGGAAACAATAAGTGAAGACCTGAAGCTGATCTATATGGAAAAAGACGTAGAAGCGTAG